The Micromonospora sp. NBC_00421 genome contains a region encoding:
- a CDS encoding acyl-CoA dehydrogenase family protein: MPTPGLADYTSPWCAPEHHDLAELARDFFTSEVLPHTERLLAQGHPDRDHYRRAGELGLLGLSVPEEYGGGGGGFSHEAVLLHEQAHVGESTLGLGVHSGIVTGYLVAYGSAEQKRRWLPGLCRGELIGAIAMTEPDGGSDLQAIRTRAVRDGDDYLVTGAKTFISNGGLADLVVVAVKTDPQQRAAGISLLVCEVGGGPDGFRRGRLLSKIGLHGNDTAELFFDGLRVPATNLLGGAEGLGFAQMMRQLPQERLVIGVGAVAAMQRAVELTTAYVKERTAFGKPLIDHQNTRMVLAECATRTRVSRVFLDDCISRHDRGELGVATAAMAKAWLTEGQCEIVDRCLQLFGGYGYTTEYPIARMYADARVQKIYGGTNEIMKELIARAL, translated from the coding sequence ATGCCGACGCCTGGACTCGCCGACTACACCTCGCCGTGGTGCGCGCCCGAGCACCACGACCTCGCCGAGTTGGCCCGCGACTTCTTCACCAGCGAGGTGCTGCCGCACACCGAACGGTTGCTGGCGCAGGGCCACCCGGACCGCGACCACTACCGCCGCGCGGGCGAGCTGGGCCTGCTCGGCCTCTCCGTCCCCGAGGAGTACGGCGGCGGAGGCGGCGGCTTCAGCCACGAGGCGGTCCTGCTGCACGAGCAGGCACACGTCGGGGAGAGCACCCTCGGCCTCGGCGTGCACAGCGGCATCGTCACCGGCTACCTGGTCGCCTACGGCAGCGCGGAACAGAAACGGCGCTGGTTGCCCGGGCTGTGCCGCGGCGAGCTGATCGGGGCGATCGCGATGACCGAGCCCGACGGTGGCTCCGACCTCCAGGCGATCCGGACCCGGGCGGTCCGCGACGGCGACGACTACCTGGTCACCGGGGCCAAGACCTTCATCAGCAACGGTGGCCTCGCCGACCTGGTCGTCGTGGCCGTCAAGACCGACCCGCAGCAGCGGGCCGCCGGCATCTCCCTGCTGGTCTGCGAGGTGGGCGGCGGCCCGGACGGCTTCCGGCGGGGCCGGCTGCTGTCCAAGATCGGGCTGCACGGCAACGACACCGCCGAGCTGTTCTTCGACGGCCTGCGGGTGCCGGCGACGAACCTGCTCGGCGGGGCCGAGGGTCTCGGCTTCGCCCAGATGATGCGGCAGCTGCCCCAGGAACGCCTGGTCATCGGCGTCGGCGCGGTCGCGGCGATGCAGCGGGCGGTGGAGCTGACCACGGCGTACGTCAAGGAACGCACCGCCTTCGGCAAGCCGCTGATCGACCACCAGAACACCCGGATGGTGCTGGCCGAGTGTGCCACCCGGACCCGGGTCAGCCGGGTCTTCCTGGACGACTGCATCAGTCGGCACGACCGGGGCGAGCTGGGCGTGGCCACCGCGGCGATGGCGAAGGCCTGGCTCACCGAGGGGCAGTGCGAGATCGTCGACCGCTGCCTGCAGCTGTTCGGCGGTTACGGGTACACCACCGAGTACCCGATCGCCCGGATGTACGCCGACGCCCGGGTGCAGAAGATCTACGGCGGCACCAACGAGATCATGAAGGAGCTGATCGCCCGTGCCCTCTGA
- a CDS encoding ABC transporter ATP-binding protein, protein MTKLPVAGPAVVRRAARDVLAGDRWAVVGVLALHGASALTGLAAPWLIGRIVDEVTAGAGTGAVDRLALAIAGCVLAQGLLARYAQYAGHRFGERAGARLREDFVTRLLGLPVSVVEHAGTGDLATRGSVDVSTVGTMLRDVVPVLVIAGTQLTLLFGAVFLLDPLLGLVALAGLPSIWAASRWYLRRATPAYLTEGAATAELTEALTTTAEGARTVEALRLGDGRVAHGTARIGTVWAARRATLALRSVVFPVVEGSYPLPIAAVLLTGGVLLSRGRVSLGEVVAATLYLQQAIEPLDRLLQWVEQAQRGIASFARVLGVGQVPPEPRGRSAVPAGRAVEVRGVTFRYAGGPQVLHGIDLTVAPGERLAVVGPSGAGKSTLARLLAGIDVPGQGVVSLGGVPVTDLDPAERRRRIALVTQEHHVFIGSLRDNLAFAAPGVTDARMRAALATVGADWYADLPDGLDTALGDGVRDLGPADAQQLALARLVLADPDILVLDEATAALDPTTARRTERALGAVLAGRTVIAIAHRLNTAHDADRVAVLEDGRITEIGRHDDLVAADGDYAALWHSWHRR, encoded by the coding sequence ATGACGAAACTCCCGGTCGCGGGCCCGGCGGTGGTCCGGCGGGCCGCCCGCGACGTGCTCGCCGGCGACCGGTGGGCGGTCGTCGGCGTGCTGGCGCTGCACGGTGCCTCCGCCCTCACCGGACTGGCAGCGCCGTGGCTGATCGGCCGGATCGTCGACGAGGTCACCGCCGGCGCCGGCACCGGCGCGGTGGACCGGTTGGCGCTCGCCATCGCCGGTTGCGTGTTGGCCCAGGGGTTGCTCGCCCGCTACGCCCAGTACGCCGGGCACCGGTTCGGTGAGCGGGCCGGGGCCCGACTGCGGGAGGACTTCGTGACCCGGCTGCTCGGCCTGCCCGTCTCCGTGGTGGAGCACGCCGGCACCGGTGACCTGGCCACCCGGGGCTCGGTGGACGTGTCCACGGTGGGCACCATGCTGCGCGACGTGGTGCCGGTGCTGGTCATCGCGGGAACCCAGCTGACGCTGCTGTTCGGCGCGGTGTTCCTGCTGGACCCGTTGCTCGGCCTGGTCGCGCTCGCCGGACTCCCGTCGATCTGGGCGGCGTCGCGCTGGTACCTGCGCCGGGCCACCCCGGCCTACCTGACCGAGGGGGCGGCGACGGCGGAGCTGACCGAGGCGCTGACCACGACCGCCGAGGGCGCGCGCACCGTCGAGGCGCTGCGGTTGGGCGATGGCCGGGTCGCCCACGGCACCGCCCGCATCGGCACGGTGTGGGCCGCCCGCCGCGCCACCCTCGCCCTGCGGTCGGTGGTCTTTCCGGTGGTGGAGGGCAGCTATCCGCTCCCGATCGCGGCCGTGCTGCTCACCGGGGGCGTCCTGCTGTCCCGGGGACGGGTCAGCCTGGGCGAGGTGGTCGCCGCCACGCTCTACCTGCAACAGGCGATCGAACCGCTGGACCGGCTTTTGCAGTGGGTGGAGCAGGCACAGCGCGGCATCGCCTCGTTCGCCCGGGTGCTCGGTGTCGGGCAGGTGCCACCCGAGCCGCGCGGCCGGTCGGCCGTGCCCGCCGGCCGGGCGGTGGAGGTGCGCGGGGTGACCTTCCGCTATGCCGGCGGCCCACAGGTGCTGCACGGCATCGACCTGACGGTCGCCCCGGGCGAACGACTGGCCGTGGTCGGCCCGTCCGGGGCGGGCAAGTCCACGCTGGCCCGGCTGCTCGCCGGGATCGACGTGCCCGGTCAGGGTGTGGTGAGCCTCGGCGGTGTCCCGGTCACCGACCTCGACCCGGCCGAGCGACGCCGCCGGATCGCCCTGGTCACCCAGGAACACCACGTCTTCATCGGCTCGCTGCGCGACAACCTGGCGTTCGCCGCGCCGGGTGTCACCGACGCCCGGATGCGGGCCGCGCTCGCCACGGTCGGCGCCGACTGGTACGCCGACCTGCCGGACGGTCTCGACACCGCGCTCGGCGACGGGGTGCGGGACCTAGGCCCGGCCGACGCCCAGCAGTTGGCGCTGGCCCGGCTCGTCCTCGCCGACCCCGACATCCTCGTTCTCGACGAGGCGACCGCCGCTCTGGACCCGACGACCGCCCGACGTACCGAACGGGCGCTCGGTGCGGTGCTGGCCGGACGGACGGTCATCGCCATCGCGCACCGGCTCAACACCGCGCACGACGCCGACCGGGTGGCGGTGCTGGAGGACGGCCGGATCACCGAGATCGGCAGGCACGACGACCTGGTCGCCGCCGACGGCGACTACGCCGCCCTCTGGCACTCCTGGCACCGCCGCTGA
- a CDS encoding ATP-binding cassette domain-containing protein, whose translation MTTELMIEAEGLVKTFGRTRALRGVDLAVPRGTVLGVLGPNGAGKTTAVRILSTLLTPDAGTARIHGLDVVRQAERVRQSIGLTGQYASVDEDLTGRQNLELFGTLLELGRAGARRRATELLEWFDLTAAAHRPAKTYSGGMRRRLDLAASLVGSPEVIFLDEPTTGLDPAKREDMWDVVRSLVADGATVLLTTQYLEEADALADAITVIDHGRVIAHDTPDGLKRVVGGQTLEVRPTDPAQLAPTAAILSQVGSGAPADEIRRGVLAVPVADDSALTESVARLATAGIAVTELSLHLPSLDEVFFTLTGRTAADDDTTRTEVAA comes from the coding sequence ATGACAACTGAGCTGATGATCGAGGCCGAGGGTCTGGTCAAGACCTTCGGGCGCACCCGGGCGCTGCGAGGGGTGGACCTCGCCGTACCCCGGGGGACGGTGCTCGGGGTCCTCGGCCCCAACGGGGCCGGCAAGACCACCGCCGTACGCATCCTGTCCACGCTGCTGACCCCGGATGCCGGCACCGCCCGGATCCACGGCCTCGACGTGGTACGCCAGGCCGAACGGGTCCGGCAGTCCATCGGCCTCACCGGCCAGTACGCCTCGGTCGACGAGGACCTGACCGGGCGGCAGAACCTGGAGCTGTTCGGCACCCTGCTGGAGCTCGGTCGGGCCGGTGCCCGGCGGCGGGCCACCGAACTGCTCGAGTGGTTCGACCTGACCGCCGCCGCGCACCGACCGGCCAAGACCTACTCCGGGGGCATGCGGCGGCGGTTGGACCTGGCCGCCAGCCTGGTCGGCTCGCCGGAGGTGATCTTCCTGGACGAGCCGACGACCGGCCTCGACCCGGCCAAGCGCGAGGACATGTGGGACGTGGTCCGCTCACTGGTCGCCGACGGGGCGACCGTGCTGCTCACCACCCAGTACCTGGAGGAGGCCGACGCGCTCGCCGACGCGATCACGGTGATCGACCACGGCCGGGTCATCGCGCACGACACCCCGGACGGGCTCAAGCGGGTCGTCGGCGGGCAGACCCTGGAGGTCCGGCCGACCGATCCGGCGCAGCTGGCCCCGACGGCGGCGATCCTGTCCCAGGTGGGCTCCGGCGCACCCGCCGACGAGATCCGCCGGGGCGTGCTCGCGGTGCCGGTAGCCGACGACTCCGCGTTGACCGAGAGCGTGGCCCGGTTGGCCACCGCCGGCATCGCGGTCACCGAACTGTCCCTGCACCTGCCGAGCCTCGACGAGGTCTTCTTCACCCTCACCGGCCGCACCGCGGCCGACGACGACACCACCCGTACGGAGGTCGCCGCATGA
- a CDS encoding CaiB/BaiF CoA transferase family protein, which produces MPSDREPPGTGPLAGVRVVELASLAPAPFGCLVLADLGADVVRVDRPDGPGPGRLAAPTTGPLHRGRRVTALDLKSPAGVADLLRLVERADVLVEAYRPGVAERLGFGPQACRERNPRLVYARLTGWGQDGPLAARAGHDIDYIAVAGALEPLGRPGERPHAPLNLLGDFAGGGMLLVTGVLAALLERERSGLGQVVDAAMVDGSALLTAFLHGMIAAGRWSAPRGGNLLDGGAPFYDTYRTADDRFVAVGALEPAFYAALLAGLGLADDPELPAQYDPGGWPELRRRFTARFAARTRDEWTAVFADLDACVAPVLAPTEAHRHPHNAARGTFVRVGGEVQPAPAPRFGRTPAPPPRPAPDPGDPLDVATVIDGWPTLP; this is translated from the coding sequence GTGCCCTCTGACCGCGAACCCCCCGGCACCGGGCCGCTGGCCGGGGTACGGGTGGTGGAGCTGGCCAGTCTGGCACCGGCGCCGTTCGGCTGCCTGGTGCTGGCCGACCTCGGCGCCGACGTGGTGCGGGTCGACCGGCCGGACGGCCCCGGCCCGGGACGGCTGGCCGCCCCGACGACCGGGCCGCTGCACCGGGGCCGGCGGGTCACCGCGCTGGACCTGAAGTCCCCCGCCGGGGTGGCCGACCTGTTGCGTCTGGTCGAGCGAGCCGACGTGCTGGTCGAGGCGTACCGGCCGGGGGTGGCCGAGCGGCTCGGCTTCGGCCCGCAGGCCTGCCGGGAGCGCAACCCCCGACTGGTGTACGCCCGGCTGACCGGCTGGGGCCAGGACGGCCCGCTGGCCGCCCGCGCCGGGCACGACATCGACTACATCGCGGTGGCCGGTGCGCTGGAGCCGCTGGGCCGCCCCGGCGAACGCCCGCACGCCCCGCTGAACCTGCTCGGCGACTTCGCCGGGGGCGGGATGCTGCTCGTCACCGGCGTGCTGGCCGCGCTGCTGGAACGGGAACGCTCCGGCCTCGGCCAGGTGGTCGACGCCGCGATGGTCGACGGGTCGGCGCTGCTCACCGCGTTCCTGCACGGGATGATCGCCGCCGGCCGGTGGTCCGCGCCGCGCGGCGGCAACCTGCTCGACGGTGGTGCCCCGTTCTACGACACCTACCGCACCGCCGACGACCGGTTCGTGGCGGTGGGCGCGCTGGAGCCGGCGTTCTACGCCGCGCTGCTGGCCGGGCTGGGTCTGGCCGACGACCCGGAGCTGCCCGCCCAGTACGACCCGGGCGGCTGGCCGGAGCTGCGCCGCCGGTTCACCGCCCGGTTCGCCGCGCGCACCCGCGACGAGTGGACGGCGGTCTTCGCCGACCTCGACGCGTGTGTCGCACCGGTGCTCGCCCCCACCGAGGCGCACCGCCACCCGCACAACGCCGCCCGGGGCACGTTCGTACGGGTGGGGGGCGAGGTCCAGCCGGCGCCGGCACCCCGGTTCGGGCGGACACCGGCGCCCCCGCCCCGCCCCGCTCCGGACCCGGGGGATCCGCTGGACGTCGCCACGGTCATCGACGGCTGGCCCACCCTCCCCTGA
- a CDS encoding ABC transporter ATP-binding protein, which translates to MPPHLPHPDPGTPDTAGPLRYIWWLVRCQPGRVLRGAFFGTVWMVGLSVRPYLIARAVDDGLRTGDTRALLGWVAAIVAAGVAVAWLGVMRHRTMTFIREDASARSAAVLLRQLARTGAVLPRRLAAGDVATVGGYDIVRTSQVLTITGPGVGAVLAYAVAAVVLWSIDPLLALVTLLGVPAVALAIGPLLRRLERAESVYRQQQGELTTRADDIVAGLRVLAGVGGRHLFARRYAARSQRLRAEGYRVGAVLSWVDALTIVVPGVFLAAVVWLAARMAAEGGITVGQLVAVYGYVAVLVVPVWFLLEGSYQLIQGRVAARRIVDLLRLTPDPVGGPATRAAPDGPAELHDPDSGLTVTPGRLVGVAADDPADAVALADRLGRYVTSTVTWGGVPLTSVGLDEVRARILVADHDGYLFAGTLRQILRGPDDAVDDVRIDAALHVASARDVAEGLPDGLDTPIGDRARTLSGGQRQRVRLARALVADPEVLILVDPTSAVDAHTEARVAQRLRQARAGRTTVLLTTSPVLLGHADTVAHLCGGRVTGTGPHTALLADDAGYRRLVSRTGGTDDEPVVR; encoded by the coding sequence GTGCCCCCACACCTGCCCCACCCGGACCCCGGCACTCCGGACACGGCGGGGCCGCTGCGGTACATCTGGTGGCTGGTCCGCTGCCAACCGGGGCGGGTGCTGCGCGGCGCGTTCTTCGGGACGGTCTGGATGGTGGGGCTCTCGGTGCGGCCCTACCTGATCGCCCGGGCCGTCGACGACGGGCTGCGGACCGGCGACACCCGGGCGCTGCTGGGCTGGGTCGCCGCGATCGTCGCCGCCGGGGTGGCGGTGGCCTGGCTGGGCGTCATGCGGCACCGGACCATGACGTTCATCCGTGAGGACGCCAGCGCCCGTTCGGCAGCCGTGCTGCTGCGTCAGCTCGCCCGGACCGGTGCGGTGCTGCCCCGCCGGCTCGCCGCCGGTGACGTCGCCACCGTCGGCGGGTACGACATCGTGCGTACCTCCCAGGTGCTCACGATCACCGGTCCCGGGGTGGGCGCCGTGCTGGCGTACGCGGTCGCCGCCGTGGTGCTCTGGTCGATCGACCCGCTGCTGGCGCTGGTGACGCTGCTGGGGGTGCCGGCGGTCGCGCTGGCCATCGGGCCGTTGCTGCGCCGGTTGGAGCGGGCCGAGTCGGTCTACCGGCAGCAGCAGGGCGAGTTGACCACCCGGGCCGACGACATCGTGGCCGGTCTGCGGGTGCTCGCCGGGGTCGGCGGTCGGCACCTGTTCGCCCGCCGGTACGCCGCGCGGTCGCAGCGACTGCGGGCCGAGGGGTACCGGGTGGGCGCGGTACTCAGCTGGGTCGACGCGCTGACCATCGTCGTCCCCGGCGTCTTCCTCGCCGCGGTGGTGTGGCTGGCCGCCCGGATGGCCGCCGAGGGTGGGATCACCGTCGGGCAACTGGTGGCCGTCTACGGGTACGTGGCGGTGCTCGTGGTGCCGGTCTGGTTCCTGCTGGAGGGCAGCTACCAGCTGATCCAGGGGCGGGTCGCCGCCCGGCGGATCGTCGACCTGCTCCGGCTCACCCCCGACCCGGTGGGCGGCCCGGCGACCCGCGCCGCCCCGGACGGCCCGGCCGAACTGCACGACCCCGACAGCGGACTGACGGTCACCCCGGGTCGCCTGGTCGGCGTCGCCGCCGACGACCCGGCCGACGCGGTGGCCCTGGCCGACCGGCTGGGCCGCTACGTCACCAGCACGGTCACCTGGGGCGGAGTACCGCTGACCAGCGTCGGGCTCGACGAGGTACGGGCCCGGATCCTGGTCGCCGACCACGACGGGTACCTCTTCGCCGGCACGCTGCGACAGATCCTGCGTGGCCCGGACGACGCCGTCGACGACGTACGGATCGACGCGGCACTGCACGTGGCGTCGGCCCGCGACGTCGCCGAAGGGCTGCCCGACGGCCTCGACACCCCGATCGGTGACCGGGCCCGTACCCTCTCCGGCGGTCAGCGGCAACGGGTCCGGCTGGCCCGCGCCCTGGTCGCCGACCCGGAGGTGCTGATCCTGGTGGACCCGACGTCGGCGGTGGACGCGCACACCGAGGCCCGGGTGGCGCAGCGCCTGCGGCAGGCCAGGGCCGGCCGGACCACTGTCCTGCTGACCACCTCGCCGGTGTTGCTCGGCCACGCCGACACGGTCGCCCACCTGTGCGGCGGTCGGGTCACCGGCACCGGCCCGCACACCGCGCTGCTGGCCGACGACGCGGGATACCGACGGCTGGTGTCCCGCACCGGCGGGACCGACGACGAGCCGGTCGTACGATGA
- a CDS encoding ABC transporter permease, whose product MSTLTGIPPRTSPKLSTVAANPRPLRLLRHSLALAKRSLIKTWRTPEALIDVTLQPALFLVIFVYVFGGAVAGSTHDYLQFLLPGILAQTIATGCIAIGVNLNADIAKGIFDRFRSLPVPRSAPLVGAVLGDVVRYVIVTGSTLAIGYVMGFRVESGPLRAVAGCLLAVVFALCLSWLPVFVSMKVRTPGAVQGLMFALIMPLSFASNVFVGAGTLPGWMQAVVAVNPLTHLVTAMRGLFLGTPVGNHVWWTLLWCAGFVAVFMPLALRAYRRKV is encoded by the coding sequence ATGAGCACCCTGACCGGTATCCCGCCGAGGACCAGCCCGAAGCTGTCCACGGTGGCGGCGAACCCCCGGCCGCTGCGGCTGCTGCGACACTCGCTGGCCCTGGCCAAGCGCAGCCTGATCAAGACCTGGCGTACCCCCGAGGCGCTGATCGACGTCACCCTGCAACCGGCGCTCTTCCTGGTCATCTTCGTGTACGTCTTCGGTGGCGCGGTCGCCGGCTCCACCCACGACTACCTCCAGTTCCTGCTGCCCGGCATCCTGGCGCAGACCATCGCCACCGGCTGCATCGCGATCGGGGTGAACCTCAACGCCGACATCGCCAAGGGCATCTTCGACAGGTTCCGGTCACTGCCCGTCCCCCGTTCCGCACCACTTGTCGGCGCGGTGCTGGGCGACGTGGTGCGGTACGTGATCGTCACCGGGTCCACCCTCGCGATCGGCTACGTGATGGGCTTCCGGGTCGAGTCCGGCCCGCTGCGGGCGGTCGCCGGCTGCCTGCTCGCGGTGGTGTTCGCGCTCTGCCTGAGCTGGCTGCCGGTCTTCGTGTCCATGAAGGTGCGTACGCCGGGCGCGGTGCAGGGACTGATGTTCGCGCTGATCATGCCGCTGAGCTTCGCGTCCAACGTGTTCGTCGGGGCCGGCACCCTGCCGGGCTGGATGCAGGCCGTGGTGGCCGTCAACCCGTTGACCCACCTGGTGACGGCGATGCGCGGACTGTTCCTCGGCACCCCGGTCGGCAACCACGTGTGGTGGACGCTGCTCTGGTGCGCCGGCTTCGTGGCGGTGTTCATGCCACTGGCGCTGCGGGCGTACCGTCGGAAGGTCTGA
- a CDS encoding BTAD domain-containing putative transcriptional regulator, which produces MQITILGPLAVDGRPVRGERLAAVVRALVDARGRAVSIPLLVDAVWDGTPPDDAAGAVQALMSRARRLGLPVVAVPGGYRLPLDQVTVDSVRARALVERGRAELRAGDVPAARGTADAARARFPEVPELDTAETTRLFADVAALRAEVALAGAGPYDEVDLRRLVARTPPDEPSAALLVRVLAAQGRDAEALEVVEGLRAELADRYGVDPSPVITQAHLALLRGELTGPAATTPPAAPPRADLPAAWRRPTTALVGRERDVETVTAALTEAALVTIVATGGAGKTRLAAEVTRRAAAAGRPARVIELAGLRAPEEVLPTVLAALGGADTTATGGALGLERRVLDPGERLRALAPDLDGLVVLDNCEHLLDTVATVVADLVAVAPTEVAVLATSRAPLGLVGERVHRLAVLPDADALALIESRARAGGAVPTWDTDRVRELCHRLDNLPLALELAAARLRHMPIDDVLAGLTDRFALLDAALRGLPERHASLWAMVDWSRELLAPADRDLLQRVAVVPAPFTADLAAAVAGSAVAGSAAVRRGLATLVEQSLLTLVEGDGPPRYRMLETVREYGEARLDAAGERDVAMAGLVGWAREQAVGFADRFIGPGQLDAFASCATEHDNLVAGLRWALGHDDEPAAVDVATALLHLWAVRGLHLEVSGWARGLLHLDDPDRRVGSAILSGRASGRPLPEADRLAWTCLLIAVNAGISGPLRLAVLARRALRRLLAERPREVSSRLTALASALAAFDQLDPDHVLPGAAVLIAHPDPYVQGFGLFARAAARDSGGLPEESVADAEQAYQRFEAAGDHWGMGMAAQAVGHALTAPDGDRAIEWLARSVHHMDLIGATQDSRSIRVLLDVQLALAGDPAAEQRLGETATPGQGEELDTAQACLGLAQLAWRRGRYAEALEHADAVTRALAGWTGSPPQPRVVLRVAVAVFHLRVAQVWPTARRTADVRAVGLLAQAGVEAVSSRDLPVIGTWALGGAELAACRDDVETARELFVLGVRLGSNSTTFFPPGTGERLTAALGDEQWREPLLAGWRARQPGLAATRIHELMDDLLGLVRPSDGTPAAPVA; this is translated from the coding sequence GTGCAGATCACCATCCTCGGCCCGCTCGCCGTCGACGGGCGGCCGGTCCGGGGCGAACGGCTCGCCGCAGTCGTCCGCGCCCTGGTCGACGCCCGGGGCCGGGCGGTCTCCATCCCGCTGCTCGTGGACGCGGTGTGGGACGGCACCCCGCCCGACGACGCGGCCGGTGCGGTGCAGGCGCTGATGTCCCGGGCCCGCCGGCTCGGGCTGCCGGTGGTAGCTGTGCCGGGGGGTTACCGGCTGCCCCTCGACCAGGTGACCGTCGACTCGGTACGGGCCCGTGCCCTGGTCGAACGGGGGCGTGCCGAGCTGCGTGCCGGTGACGTACCGGCGGCGCGGGGAACCGCCGATGCGGCCCGCGCCCGGTTCCCCGAGGTCCCGGAGCTGGACACCGCCGAGACCACCCGGCTGTTCGCCGACGTCGCCGCACTGCGCGCCGAGGTGGCCCTCGCCGGCGCGGGACCGTACGACGAGGTCGACCTGAGGCGGCTCGTCGCGCGTACCCCGCCCGACGAGCCGTCGGCGGCGCTGCTGGTCCGGGTACTCGCCGCCCAGGGACGCGACGCCGAGGCGCTGGAGGTGGTCGAAGGGCTCCGCGCCGAACTGGCCGACCGGTACGGCGTCGACCCGTCCCCGGTGATCACCCAGGCGCACCTGGCGTTGTTGCGCGGCGAGCTGACCGGCCCGGCCGCCACGACACCGCCGGCCGCTCCGCCCCGGGCCGACCTGCCCGCCGCGTGGCGACGACCGACGACCGCCCTGGTCGGTCGGGAACGGGACGTCGAGACGGTGACGGCGGCGCTCACCGAGGCGGCCCTGGTGACCATCGTGGCGACCGGGGGCGCGGGCAAGACCAGGCTCGCCGCCGAGGTGACCCGTCGGGCGGCGGCGGCCGGACGGCCGGCCCGGGTGATCGAACTCGCCGGCCTGCGCGCACCCGAGGAGGTGCTGCCCACCGTGCTCGCGGCCCTCGGCGGGGCGGACACCACGGCGACCGGCGGCGCGCTGGGCCTGGAACGACGGGTGCTCGACCCGGGGGAGCGACTACGCGCCCTGGCACCGGACCTCGACGGCCTGGTCGTGCTGGACAACTGCGAACACCTCCTGGACACCGTGGCGACCGTCGTCGCGGACCTGGTCGCGGTCGCCCCGACGGAGGTCGCCGTGCTGGCCACCAGCCGGGCCCCGCTGGGCCTGGTCGGCGAACGGGTCCACCGGCTGGCCGTGCTGCCCGACGCCGACGCGCTCGCGCTGATCGAGTCCCGCGCCCGCGCCGGTGGCGCGGTGCCCACCTGGGACACCGACCGGGTGCGGGAGTTGTGCCACCGGCTCGACAACCTGCCGCTGGCCCTCGAACTGGCCGCCGCGCGGTTGCGGCACATGCCGATCGACGACGTGCTCGCCGGGCTGACCGACCGCTTCGCGCTGCTCGACGCCGCACTGCGCGGCCTGCCGGAACGGCACGCGAGCCTGTGGGCGATGGTCGACTGGAGCCGGGAGTTGCTCGCGCCCGCCGACCGGGACCTGCTCCAACGGGTCGCGGTGGTCCCCGCCCCGTTCACCGCCGACCTCGCCGCCGCCGTCGCCGGGTCCGCCGTCGCCGGGTCCGCCGCCGTCCGACGTGGTCTGGCGACACTTGTCGAACAGTCCCTGCTGACCCTGGTCGAGGGGGACGGCCCGCCCCGCTACCGGATGCTGGAGACCGTCCGGGAGTACGGCGAGGCCCGCCTCGACGCGGCCGGTGAACGCGACGTGGCGATGGCCGGCCTGGTCGGCTGGGCCCGGGAGCAGGCGGTCGGGTTCGCCGACCGGTTCATCGGCCCCGGTCAGCTCGACGCGTTCGCCAGCTGCGCCACCGAGCACGACAACCTCGTCGCCGGCCTGCGCTGGGCGCTCGGGCACGACGACGAGCCGGCCGCCGTCGACGTCGCCACCGCGCTGCTCCATCTCTGGGCCGTGCGCGGCCTGCACCTGGAGGTTTCCGGGTGGGCCCGGGGCCTGCTGCACCTCGACGATCCCGACCGGCGGGTCGGCTCGGCGATCCTGTCCGGCCGGGCCAGCGGTCGCCCGTTGCCCGAGGCCGACCGGCTCGCCTGGACCTGCCTGCTGATCGCGGTCAACGCCGGCATCAGCGGCCCGCTCCGGCTCGCCGTGCTCGCCCGGCGGGCCCTGCGCCGGCTCCTGGCGGAGCGGCCCCGGGAGGTCTCCTCCCGGCTGACCGCGCTCGCCTCGGCGTTGGCTGCCTTCGACCAGCTCGATCCGGACCACGTCCTGCCGGGAGCCGCGGTGTTGATCGCCCACCCGGACCCGTACGTGCAGGGGTTCGGCCTGTTCGCCCGGGCGGCGGCCCGGGACAGCGGTGGCCTGCCGGAGGAGTCCGTGGCCGACGCCGAGCAGGCGTACCAGCGGTTCGAGGCGGCCGGCGACCACTGGGGGATGGGGATGGCGGCGCAGGCCGTCGGGCACGCGCTGACCGCGCCCGACGGTGACCGGGCCATCGAGTGGCTGGCCCGCAGCGTGCACCACATGGACCTGATCGGCGCCACCCAGGATTCCCGGTCGATCCGGGTGCTGCTGGACGTGCAGCTCGCCCTGGCCGGAGACCCGGCGGCCGAGCAACGACTGGGGGAGACCGCGACACCGGGCCAGGGCGAGGAGCTGGACACCGCCCAGGCGTGCCTCGGGCTGGCCCAGCTCGCCTGGCGACGCGGCCGGTACGCCGAGGCGCTGGAACACGCCGACGCGGTGACCAGGGCGCTGGCCGGATGGACCGGTTCGCCGCCGCAGCCCCGGGTGGTGCTGCGGGTCGCGGTGGCGGTGTTCCACCTGCGGGTCGCCCAGGTGTGGCCGACCGCCCGGCGTACCGCCGACGTCCGGGCGGTCGGGTTGCTGGCCCAGGCCGGCGTCGAGGCGGTGTCCTCCCGGGACCTGCCGGTGATCGGGACGTGGGCGTTGGGCGGCGCCGAGCTCGCCGCCTGCCGCGACGACGTCGAGACCGCGCGGGAGTTGTTCGTGCTCGGCGTCCGGCTGGGCAGCAACTCGACGACGTTCTTCCCGCCCGGCACCGGCGAACGGCTCACCGCCGCGCTCGGGGACGAGCAGTGGCGGGAACCGTTGCTGGCCGGTTGGCGGGCCCGCCAACCCGGGCTGGCCGCCACCCGCATCCACGAGCTGATGGACGACCTGCTCGGCCTGGTCAGACCTTCCGACGGTACGCCCGCAGCGCCAGTGGCATGA